In Helianthus annuus cultivar XRQ/B chromosome 3, HanXRQr2.0-SUNRISE, whole genome shotgun sequence, a single window of DNA contains:
- the LOC110932198 gene encoding uncharacterized protein LOC110932198: MDKIFAVDIGKHIEVYIDDLVIKSPEEDQMLKDIEKTFNSLRNVNMKLNPAKCSFGMEEGKFLGFIVTNGGFKVNPEKVQAIERMPSPKTIKEMQRLAGRLAALNRFLLNHAAKSYPFISTLRNYVKKQEFKWTPEAEAAFQQMKECLIKLPTLTAPYEKEPLILYLSSSEKAVGSVLMVERNGVQTPIYYVSRVLTDPETRYSIMEKLVLALLHASRSLCRYFTGHVITVLTNFHIGTILQKPETSGRLAKWAIELGGHNILYRPRPAIKGQVLADFVTEVPVEKIKDCEIVETPAKDTSDGIWLLYTDGASNEDGGGAGLRLVSPEKHEFTYAIKLDFKNTNNEAEYEAFLAGLRLAIKMGAQNLQAHVDSLLIASQINGVYDAKGEVMALYLEQAKELLHRFKTYKVVHINRSENKPTDALSKLASTSFQHLAKDVRIEVLKNPSVLLRQVNVIEVGQPSWMTPIIQYLQDGILPESKAEARKIQNKALHYEMNNGILYRKSFLGPLLRCVDPQDANYLIREIHEGICGIHAGPRMVVAKIMNAGYYWPGMDVDALRELRKCDSCQRHSLKTLRPKNDLIPVSTAWPFQQWGIDMVGPFPDAPGAVKFIIVAVDYFTKWVEAKALVSTTAMIVRKFIWEHIICRFGLPLKIVTDNGTNFASEDP; this comes from the coding sequence ATGGATAAAATCTTCGCTGTTGATATCGGGAAACACATCGAGGTTTACATCGATGATCTGGTGATCAAGAGTCCAGAAGAGGACCAAATGCTGAAGGATATTGAGAAAACGTTCAACTCGTTGAGAAATGTGAACATGAAACTGAATCCTGCCAAATGTTCCTTTggtatggaagaagggaagtttttaGGCTTCATAGTCACAAATGGCGGCTTCAAAGTAAACCCAGAGAAAGTTCAAGCAATAGAGCGAATGCCATCGCCAAAAACAATCAAGGAGATGCAGCGATTAGCCGGCCGCTTGGCCGCGCTCAACCGATTCCTATTGAATCACGCCGCAAAGTCATACCCTTTTATCAGCACCTTGCGCAATTACGTAAAGAAACAAGAGTTCAAGTGGACGCCTGAGGCAGAAGCGGCGTTCCAGCAGATGAAAGAATGCTTGATCAAACTCCCTACACTGACCGCGCCGTACGAAAAGGAACCACTCATACTATACTTGTCTTCTTCGGAAAAGGCAGTAGGGTCGGTACTCATGGTAGAAAGAAACGGGGTGCAAACCCCAATTTATTATGTCAGTAGGGTGCTTACCGACCCAGAAACAAGGTATTCAATAATGGAGAAGTTGGTACTGGCGCTGCTTCACGCTTCTAGAAGTCTGTGCAGGTACTTTACAGGGCACGTAATCACAGTACTTACCAACTTTCACATCGGCACAATATTGCAAAAACCAGAGACGTCTGGgcgattagcaaaatgggcaatagagTTGGGGGGCCACAACATCTTGTACAGGCCGCGCCCAGCGATCAAGGGGCAAGTCCTTGCAGACTTCGTCACTGAAGTTCCAGTGGAAAAAATCAAAGATTGCGAGATCGTTGAGACTCCCGCGAAAGATACATCTGACGGAATTTGGTTGTTGTACACTGATGGGGCATCAAACGAGGACGGCGGAGGAGCAGGATTGCGACTCGTGAGCCCCGAGAAGCATGAATTTACGTACGCCATCAAGTTGGACTTCAAGAACaccaacaatgaggcagaatatgaggcatTTCTGGCAGGCCTGCGCCTCGCCATAAAGATGGGAGCGCAAAATCTACAAGCACATGTCGATTCACTCCTGATTGCTAGTCAAATCAATGGAGTTTACGATGCAAAGGGCGAGGTCATGGCCCTATATTTAGAACAAGCGAAAGAGTTACTTCACCGCTTCAAGACATACAAGGTGGTTCACATCAATCGCTCTGAAAACAAACCAACAGACGCTTTGAGCAAGCTCGCTTCAACCTCCTTTCAACATCTAGCCAAAGATGTAAGGATTGAAGTACTCAAGAATCCATCAGTCCTATTACGCCAAGTAAATGTGATCGAAGTAGGGCAGCCATCCTGGATGACCCCTATAATTCAATATCTACAAGACGGGATACTCCCGGAAAGCAAAGCGGAGGCGAGGAAGATTCAAAACAAGGCCCTGCACTATGAAATGAACAATGGTATTTTGTACCGAAAATCTTTCCTAGGGCCCCTGTTGCGATGCGTAGACCCCCAAGACGCAAATTATTTGATCAGAGAGATCCACGAAGGGATCTGTGGCATCCATGCAGGACCGCGCATGGTTGTCGCAAAAATTATGAATGCTGGTTATTACTGGCCAGGGATGGATGTCGATGCCCTAAGGGAGCTGCGCAAATGTGACTCATGTCAGAGACACTCCCTGAAGACCCTGCGCCCGAAGAATGATCTTATCCCTGTATCCACTGCTTGGCCCTTCCAGCAGTGGGGAATCGATATGGTGGGACCTTTCCCCGATGCTCCTGGAGCTGTAAAGTTCATAATCGTGGCCGTCGATTATTTTACtaagtgggtggaggccaaagctcTCGTGTCAACCACTGCAATGATCGTGCGCAAGTttatttgggaacacatcatttgCAGATTTGGTCTCCCACTCAAAATTGTCACAGACAATGGCACCAATTTTGCTTCAGAGGATCCTTAA